AGTCATCCACGGCTTCCGCGGCACCCATCACGGCCTGCTCAGCATTATTAAGTATCTGCCGAAGTATCACGTTGTGGTCCCCGACCTCCCCGGCTTCGGCGACTCCACCCCCATGACCACTCAACCCCACAACATGCTCGGCTACGCCCGCTTCATCCGCGAGCTCATCCACCACCTCAAGCTCGACCCCGTCATTCTACTCGGCCATTCCATGGGCACCACCGTCGCCGCTGAGCTCGTGGCGCTTGATCCCGCCATCGCCACCCACCTGATACTCATCAACCCCATTGCCGAACACCCCCTCAAAAGCCAAACCGGGCCCCAAATTGCGCTCGGAGGGCTGCATCTGAAAATAGGCGCCCAGTGGCTACCTGAGAAAATCGGCCTCGTATGGCTGTCCCACAGCTGGCCCATCATGCTCGCCAGTGCCACCATGACCAAAACCCGCGACAAACAGCTACGCCGATGGATTCATGCCAACCACCTGACCTACATGAAGCGCTTCCACAACCGCCACACCCTCTTCGAAGTTTACCGAGCCTCGGTAGAGCACACGGTCACCGCCCACGCCGCCAACATCACCATCCCCACCCTCCTCATTGCCGGCCGAGTCGACGCCATCGCACCGATCAAAGGCCAGCGCAAACTCGCTGCCGCCATCGCCGGCGCCCAGCTCATTGAGTTCGACAACGTCGGCCACATCATCCACTACGAGAAAGCCCGCGAAGCCGCCGCGGCTATCAACGACTTCTTACCACCCCCAGCAACGCCCGCCGTTTAATCTTGGGTTTATGTTCGCGCACGACTTGTTCGTAGAGCTTCTCGTACGCCGTGATAGTATTCGCCAGATCATGTGTTCGCGCGATCTGTAGGCTCACCGCCCCAAATTGCTCCACGACAGTCTTATCCCCCACGATCCGCCCCATTCGATCGGCCAGCTCCTCATAGTCATCCACCTCAAACAAGTACCCGTTGCGCCCCTCCTGACACAGCTCATACACCGCCCCAGCATTCACCACCACCACCGGCATACCCGTAGCCATCGCCTCGAGCGTCGCAATACTCTGCAACTCGGCCGGCGACGGCATCACAAACAAGCTACCCAGCCGCAATATCGTCGGCTTGTCGTCTTCGTCCACCTTGCCCGTAAAGGTTACGCGGTCAGTCATATTCAGATCACGCGCCAACTCTTTGAGATGTGCCAAATCATTGCCGTCGCCCACAATCACCAAGTGAAACTTCACCCGGCCCAAAAGCCGATGAGCCGCGCGCACCAACACCCCCACATGCTTCTCGGCATCAAGCCGACCCAAATACATCACTACCGGAACACCCATCGGAATCCCAAATCGCTCATAAAATTCCGCCGACACCTTGCCAGACTTAAACCGACTCAAATCAACTCCATTCGAAATCGCTACAAACGGCTTCGAAAACGAATCCGGCTTCAGCATGCGGATAGCTGCCTGCGTTGGCAAGGTCACGACGTCCGCATTGCTGTAAAATCTACTACCATATTCACGCAGCATAAAGTCAATTTGCCGCGCAAACGGCGCCAACAACTTGAGATTATCGATGAAATTCTCACTCATCGCATGATTGGTCGCCACCAGGGGCACATGGTATTTCTTGGCCGCCCCAATCGCCCCCAAGCCCACTGCCAGCGGCGTCTGCAGATGAATCACATCCGGCGTAAACTCTTTGGTTATCTGATTGATCTCGCGGTTGGGTGACAGCGAAATCCGCAAATTCTGATAAAACGGAAACACCACCGACGCCGTCCGCATCACCCGATAATTACCATCCATCTCCACCGAGCGCTTGCCGGTTTGCGACGGCGCCACCACCACCACATCATGGCCACGCTCCGCCAAACCTTGCGCGAGGGTTCTGCCAGCAGTCGCAATCCCGTTAATGGTTGGCCAGTGAAGATCGGAGGCCATGAGAATCTTCATGACGCGATTATATCAAGTCAGATACCACTTATGATAGAGTGGGGTCATTATGATGGTAATTTTTGACGCCCGCTGGACCAAAACCGACCATCACGACGGCATCAGCCGCTTCGGCGCCAACCTCCTCGAAGCACTCGTGAAACTCACGCCCGTCACCGCGCTCATTTGTGATCAACGCCAGCTGAAGCTATTGCCCACCGGACCCACCTACATCCAGGTCAACCAACCCACCTCACCGGCCGAGATCCTCCTGCCGCTCAAGCTCAACCGCCTCGACGCCGACGCCGTCTACAGCCCCATGCAGATCATGGGCACCATCGGCCGCCGCTACAAACTCATCTTCACCCTCCACGACACCATCTATTACCGCTACCCCATGGCGCCCACCGACCTCAGCGTATCGGCTCGCGCCTTCTGGTGGCTCTACCACCAAGCCTATTGGCCCGGCCGGCTCGTACTCAATCAAGCCGACCTCATCGCCACCGTCAGCGAATTCTCAAAACACGAAATCACATCAAACCATCTCACCGATCGGCCCGTAGAAGTCCTCTACAATGCCGCCCCCAAGCTCCCATCGGCCATTGCGAACACAAAAATTAAGCCTGAATTGGTGTTTATGGGCACCCTCATGCCCTACAAAAACGCCGAACTGCTCATCCAGTCACTGCCCCTGCTGCCCAAATACCACCTCCATCTCACCGGCCGCGCTACCCCAGACCGCCTCGCCGCCCTCACCGCCCTGGCCAACCAGCACCACGTCGCCAGCCGCATCACCTTCTGGAATGGCGCCAGCGACGCCGACTACGCTAAACTGCTAAGCAGCGCCACGGCCCTCGTGAGTGCCTCGCGCTTCGAGGGCTTCGGGCTGCCGCTCGTCGAAGGCATGGCGCACGGAGTGCCCGTAGTCTGCAGCGACATACCCATCTTCCACGAGGTCGCCGGAAAAGCCGCGCTGTACTTCGATCCCGATTCTCCAGCCGCTTTCGCGGACCAAATTCGCGCGCTCGAGCAGCCGCCTGTTCGCGCCGAGCTCATCAAACTCGGCTCCGCTCAAGCCGCCAGCTTCAGTTGGGACCACACCGCAGCCAAACTGCTCAAAATACTCACTACCCTCACCGCTCAGGAGCATAAATGACCCCTATTGTTGATAAAATTACAGCACCAAAGCGTATTTTGATCCTCATGGCCAACGCCGGCGGCGGCCACAAGAGCGCTGCCAATGCCATCGCCGAAGCCCTCGTGACCAAGTATCAAGAGGGAGTCGTTGTCGAAATTATTGATTCACTCAAAGAAATCGCCCCTCAGCCCTTCGACCGCGGTGGTGATCTGTTTCAGCTCGTCATAAAATCACCCAAGGCCTGGCGCAGCCTTTACGAAATCGTCGATGGACCTCGTAGATCCAAGATCATCAATTCCAGTATTTCCCTCTACGCCCTCCGCAACAGCCGAAAGTTGCTCGAAAATCACCCCGCCGACCTCGTTATATCCACCTACCATTTTGCCAACGCCGGCATGCTCGAAACGCTGGCCCGACACAATATCAAAATACCGTTTGTCACTGTCGTCACCGACCTCGTCACCGTCCCGCTGATCTGGTTCGACACCCGCACCACTCTCTGCATTACGCCCACCCCCCAAGCCGCCCAACTAGCACACGAATGCGGATTGAAGCCAAAACAAATAAAAGTCATCGGGCAACCAGTATCCAGTCGTTTTTATCCCCCCGCCAAAGCCAAAAACCAGCTCAAAAAAGCCCTCGACTGGAACCCTACCCAGCCGGCCATCATCACCATGGCGGGCGGCGAAGGCGTCGGGGCCCTCGACGAGATTACAAACCTTCTCGCCCCCCTCGAAGCCACCATCGCCGTCGTTACCGGCAAAAATACCAACCTTTACGAGAAACTTTCGACCGAGGCACCACCCAACGTCAAGGTCTACGGCTTCGTCAGCAACCTCGACGAAATGATGCGCGCAGCCGATCTCATCGTCACCAAGGCCGGCCCCGGCACCATCGTCGAAGCGCTCAATTCCCACCTACCCCTTATCCTCTACTCCAAGCTCTCGGGTCAAGAAGACGGCAACGTCGATTTCGTCACCAACGCCGGCGCCGGGCTCTGGCAGCCCAAACTCAGCGAGATGGCAAGCACCGTGCGCCTGCTACTCGACAACCCGGCCACACTCAAGCACATGTCCGAAGCCGCCAGCAGCATCGCCCAACCCGGAGCCAGCGCCGAGATCGCCTCTACCATCGGCTCGCTCATCGGCCTCCCTGCCTAAAAACACGCGCCACGGCAGTGCCAAAACTGGCGTTCCGGCTCCAAAATTGTTACGCTAGCGACAACAACGGTGAAACCCTCGGTGGCGAAGTCAGCCCAATCCAAATTCACAAACGAGCGTGCAGAGCTCCGCAAGCACTATTTTCTCGATAGCTACGTCGTGATCGCGCCCCGGCGCAGCTTCCGGCCCGACTCTTTCTCCCGCGCCGCCGAGCCCCACAAGCTGGTCATGGACCACTGCCCATTCGATCACAACACCGAGCACGCCGTATGGCAGCATCCCCGCGGCGCCGACTGGCGCGTGAAAGTCGTCCGCAATGTCTTCCCAGCCTTTTCCCCCGACAACCCCAAGGCCTTTGGCATCCAGGAAGTTATCATCAACACGCCCGATCACTTCAGTGAATTTTCCGACCTCTCCGTCAGCCATATCGTCGAAATCTTTGCCGCCTACCGCCAGCGAATCAGCGAGCTCTCCAAAATCGACGGCATCCGCTACGTACTCATATTTAAAAACGATGGCCCCGTCGCCGGAGCGAGCATCGCCCACGCCCATTGCCAAATTTTTGCCCTGCCCATCATACCGCCCAAAATCGCCACCGAGAGCGACGCGCTCAATCACCATTGGGATCTCCACAACACCTGCGCCTATTGCGACACGATCGCCTGGGAAGAACAACAAAAAGTGCGCCTCGTTAGTCACGATAAACATTTTGTAGCCCTCGCCCCCTACGCCTCCAGTCACGCCCTGGAGGTCTGGCTGCTTCCTCGCCGCCACATCAACAAACTCGGCGAACTCCACGCCGATGAAATACAATCCCTTGCAATAATTATCAAAAAAATAACCGCTCGTCTCGATGCATCAACGATAAGTTTCAACTATATTATACAAGAATCCCTCGACCACCAAGACCATCATTTCGTCATAAAAGTCGAACCTCGCACCACCAAATTCGCCGGGGCCGAGCTGGGAACCGGCATCGAGGTAAATCCCGTCGCCCCCGAATACGCCGCCTTGTGGTACCAGGGCAAAACCACCGACTAGCCCTTGCATGTTCGCTTTACGTTCGGTATAGTGCAGGTCTCACCAGGAGAACTCATGCTAGCCACTACGTACGCCCCTGCCATTATTGGCATCGACAGCCACCTCATCTCCATTGAATGCGACATGACCAACGGCCTGCCCGGTTTTGTCATCGTTGGGCTCGGCGACAAAGCCGTCGACGAATCCCGCGAACGCGTACGCAGCGCTATCAAAAACAGCCAATTGATGCTGCCACCCAAACGCATCACCCTCAACCTCGCGCCCGCCGACCTGCCGAAAGATGGTTCCAGCTACGATCTTGGCATGGCCGTAGCCGTCCTCGCCGCGAGCGGCCAAATTGACGCCAGCCTCTTCGAAGGCAGCCTGTTTATGGGCGAGCTCGCCCTCGACGGCACCATTCGCCCCGTCCGGGGAGCCATCATCGCCGCCGAAATGACCCACCGCGGCGGCTTTGAACGGCTTTTTGTAGCCCCCGAAAACGCCGCCGAAGCCGCCCTTTCGGGCCAAACCAAGGTCTTCGCGGTATCAAGCCTCCTCGAACTCTATCAGCACCTCGTTGGCCATACGCTGCTTTCCCCGTTTGCTGCTACCGCGGGCAGCACCCTCGAGCCGGCCGACTCCCCAGTGGTAGATTTTAGCCTCATCTACGGCCAGGTTGCAGCCAAGCGCGCAGTCGAAATCGCTGCTGCCGGCGGCCACAACCTCTTGCTCACCGGACCTCCCGGCACCGGCAAAACTCTTCTTTCCAAAGCCATTATGGGCATACTGCCCCAGCCTACCTTCGAAGAATCCATCGAAATCTCCAAACTCCACAACCTCGCCGGCCGCCAGGCCACGGGCATCATGCGCACGCGGCCGTTTCGATCACCGCATCACACTGCCTCCAGCGTGGCCCTCATCGGCGGCGGCACCAAACCCCGTCCGGGCGAAATCAGCCTCAGCCACGGCGGAGTGTTATTTCTGGATGAATTACCCGAATTCCCCCGCGGAGTGCTCGAGGTGTTGCGTCAACCGCTAGAAGACGGCTCCATTACCGTTGCCCGCGCCGCCGGAGTAGCCACCTTTCCCGCCCGCTTTATGCTCGTAGCCACCCGCAATCCCTGCCCCTGCGGCTTCGCCGGTGACCCCGACGAAAAATGCCAGTGCGAACACGCCGCCATCAACCGCTACCAACGCAAAATTTCCGGTCCACTCCTCGACCGCATCGACATCGTCACCGAGGTGGCACGCATCGATCAACAAGCCATCATCCGCGCTCGTCCCGCCGAAAGCAGCGCCGACATAGCCGGGCGCGTTCAGCGCGCCCGCACCATCCAGCAACAGCGCGCCTACGAACACGGCGTCAGCTGCAACGCCCACATGAGTACTAGAGATATTCAAAAACATTGTACTATTAACAACGAAACTACCGATATCGCGTCTCATGCCATGAGCAATCTCAGCCTTTCGGCCCGCGGCTACAGCCGCATCCTAAAAGTCGCCCGCACCATCGCCGATCTAGAAGCCTCCTCAACCATCCAAACCCACCACTTCACCGAGGCGCTCCAGTACCGGCCCC
This portion of the Candidatus Saccharimonadia bacterium genome encodes:
- a CDS encoding glycosyltransferase, whose protein sequence is MTPIVDKITAPKRILILMANAGGGHKSAANAIAEALVTKYQEGVVVEIIDSLKEIAPQPFDRGGDLFQLVIKSPKAWRSLYEIVDGPRRSKIINSSISLYALRNSRKLLENHPADLVISTYHFANAGMLETLARHNIKIPFVTVVTDLVTVPLIWFDTRTTLCITPTPQAAQLAHECGLKPKQIKVIGQPVSSRFYPPAKAKNQLKKALDWNPTQPAIITMAGGEGVGALDEITNLLAPLEATIAVVTGKNTNLYEKLSTEAPPNVKVYGFVSNLDEMMRAADLIVTKAGPGTIVEALNSHLPLILYSKLSGQEDGNVDFVTNAGAGLWQPKLSEMASTVRLLLDNPATLKHMSEAASSIAQPGASAEIASTIGSLIGLPA
- a CDS encoding DUF4931 domain-containing protein, giving the protein MAKSAQSKFTNERAELRKHYFLDSYVVIAPRRSFRPDSFSRAAEPHKLVMDHCPFDHNTEHAVWQHPRGADWRVKVVRNVFPAFSPDNPKAFGIQEVIINTPDHFSEFSDLSVSHIVEIFAAYRQRISELSKIDGIRYVLIFKNDGPVAGASIAHAHCQIFALPIIPPKIATESDALNHHWDLHNTCAYCDTIAWEEQQKVRLVSHDKHFVALAPYASSHALEVWLLPRRHINKLGELHADEIQSLAIIIKKITARLDASTISFNYIIQESLDHQDHHFVIKVEPRTTKFAGAELGTGIEVNPVAPEYAALWYQGKTTD
- a CDS encoding YifB family Mg chelatase-like AAA ATPase, which gives rise to MLATTYAPAIIGIDSHLISIECDMTNGLPGFVIVGLGDKAVDESRERVRSAIKNSQLMLPPKRITLNLAPADLPKDGSSYDLGMAVAVLAASGQIDASLFEGSLFMGELALDGTIRPVRGAIIAAEMTHRGGFERLFVAPENAAEAALSGQTKVFAVSSLLELYQHLVGHTLLSPFAATAGSTLEPADSPVVDFSLIYGQVAAKRAVEIAAAGGHNLLLTGPPGTGKTLLSKAIMGILPQPTFEESIEISKLHNLAGRQATGIMRTRPFRSPHHTASSVALIGGGTKPRPGEISLSHGGVLFLDELPEFPRGVLEVLRQPLEDGSITVARAAGVATFPARFMLVATRNPCPCGFAGDPDEKCQCEHAAINRYQRKISGPLLDRIDIVTEVARIDQQAIIRARPAESSADIAGRVQRARTIQQQRAYEHGVSCNAHMSTRDIQKHCTINNETTDIASHAMSNLSLSARGYSRILKVARTIADLEASSTIQTHHFTEALQYRPRLPETRTNHTAQASVNG
- a CDS encoding glycosyltransferase family 1 protein; translated protein: MMVIFDARWTKTDHHDGISRFGANLLEALVKLTPVTALICDQRQLKLLPTGPTYIQVNQPTSPAEILLPLKLNRLDADAVYSPMQIMGTIGRRYKLIFTLHDTIYYRYPMAPTDLSVSARAFWWLYHQAYWPGRLVLNQADLIATVSEFSKHEITSNHLTDRPVEVLYNAAPKLPSAIANTKIKPELVFMGTLMPYKNAELLIQSLPLLPKYHLHLTGRATPDRLAALTALANQHHVASRITFWNGASDADYAKLLSSATALVSASRFEGFGLPLVEGMAHGVPVVCSDIPIFHEVAGKAALYFDPDSPAAFADQIRALEQPPVRAELIKLGSAQAASFSWDHTAAKLLKILTTLTAQEHK
- a CDS encoding glycosyltransferase, whose product is MKILMASDLHWPTINGIATAGRTLAQGLAERGHDVVVVAPSQTGKRSVEMDGNYRVMRTASVVFPFYQNLRISLSPNREINQITKEFTPDVIHLQTPLAVGLGAIGAAKKYHVPLVATNHAMSENFIDNLKLLAPFARQIDFMLREYGSRFYSNADVVTLPTQAAIRMLKPDSFSKPFVAISNGVDLSRFKSGKVSAEFYERFGIPMGVPVVMYLGRLDAEKHVGVLVRAAHRLLGRVKFHLVIVGDGNDLAHLKELARDLNMTDRVTFTGKVDEDDKPTILRLGSLFVMPSPAELQSIATLEAMATGMPVVVVNAGAVYELCQEGRNGYLFEVDDYEELADRMGRIVGDKTVVEQFGAVSLQIARTHDLANTITAYEKLYEQVVREHKPKIKRRALLGVVRSR
- a CDS encoding alpha/beta hydrolase, with the protein product MIDLKHQDKPGHSFEAFGSHAKYWTYGDPKLPTIIVIHGFRGTHHGLLSIIKYLPKYHVVVPDLPGFGDSTPMTTQPHNMLGYARFIRELIHHLKLDPVILLGHSMGTTVAAELVALDPAIATHLILINPIAEHPLKSQTGPQIALGGLHLKIGAQWLPEKIGLVWLSHSWPIMLASATMTKTRDKQLRRWIHANHLTYMKRFHNRHTLFEVYRASVEHTVTAHAANITIPTLLIAGRVDAIAPIKGQRKLAAAIAGAQLIEFDNVGHIIHYEKAREAAAAINDFLPPPATPAV